The Gossypium hirsutum isolate 1008001.06 chromosome D06, Gossypium_hirsutum_v2.1, whole genome shotgun sequence genome contains the following window.
gacatgtttaggttcgtctactaatacaagttgtcttttcgtactACGATCCAACCACATAATACCATTTAGTAATAGTTAAACAGtaaacaaccaatgagcaacatttgcttccattttgttttgtgtgcaaaaaccatgtaaggaaaattatacaaagtatattaatgtaatcaatgaatttgttttattaaccaatcaattcgaaaaaattaaaagtgtgtatttgacgaaaatactacacttagggcaccatatCCAACAACAAGTCCCATAGCCATGGGCATACTCAAGTTATGACGATCCGTTGGACTTGTCATCATGTTTCAAGTTATTACGGTCTATTGAACTTGTCCTCATACTTCAAATTAAGACAATCCGCTAACTTGTCTCTAGGTTTCCATGCAAAGGTTATACACAGAACTCCACAATATGAAAGTCCACAGGACTATCTATTCAAGGAATCTGCGTGAATGAGTCCGCAGGCATGAATCTGTATCTATGAATCCATATATAAGAATATGTACTTATGTATCTGTATTTATGAATCCACATATATGATTCCGTACTTATAAATCCATATATATGAATCTGTATCTAGGAGTCCGCATATATGAATCAGTACttataaatcaatatatataatttcgTATTTATAATTTTGCATATATGATTTCGTATCTATAGTTCTGCATATGTGATTCTGCATCCATGAACCCACATGAAAGAGTCTAAAAGGACTATTCTTTAAGTAGGAGCCCATAAGGACTAACCGACGAGTACGAATCCACAAGTTTAAGTTCGCCAAAGCATGATTTTGAAAATCTAAGTCCACCAAGAATGAATTCATATATATGAACCCGCCAAGTTTGAACTCGCATGTTTAAGTCGTCGTGTGTGAGTCCGCACTTAAGGGTCCTCTAAGTGTGAAATTTCATGCATGAACCTTCAGGGACCAACTACTGAATGTTAGTCCGCAACAATATTATCTTCCAAGATACCCAGCACATGATCGACAACCAAAATTGATAACAAGTTGTTTGTATGAGACCAATGTAAATGCGTAAGCGAAACCATCCTACAAGATAAACTAACGCACAAACGATAAAAATAGATAATCGTGCCAATGTATAAAATGTGTCCGTTTGCAAGTTGTTCTAATGCAAAGGATGTTAAGAGTGCACCATTAAGACGTTCGATTTGCCCTTATGCAAGTGATGTCAACATGAGACCAGGCCATTGAAGTCATATCTTATGATAACATCATGTCCAAATACGTTATATTAATAACTCACTAAATTCATTTGAACTTATCTAGCTTCTTATTATGTTTTCAAGTAAAAAGGACTATGCGAGACGTTGGAGAAGGACTAAGCCAAGATCTGTCGAGCCTGTGTGAGCTTTTTCTTCTTAACTATAACATGTATATAGTGGAGGCAACCTACAGGCTAAGCCCCAGGATACAAAATTTCtataattgaatttgaataacattattattattccaACGGGGGTTGATTGTTATAATTTAGCAAAGTTATTATTGTTAATCACTCTTAATACGCTTGTTAATGTCTCATTTAAAAATTTGTGCTGTAGCAATTCCGATATAGCCAGTCGGTTGGTTAAGCGATCGAGATGCTACACAAACACACTCTAAAATAAATTTTCCTTATTCAAACTAAGATGAAATATATAGTTGGAAAGATGTCCTTATTGGATGAAAAATAGAGCATGCACATGTAGTCAATTTTATTGTCGATTTCTCAGCATATTATAAGTGACAAATGTCACATGCTcaagtaattttaaattttttgttgctTATTTTGAGCCAACACTctgctttattatatatataatttatcattttaaatattttattatttataaaatttatcataaaagctttgattaaataaatttacttgataaaatttttTATCATACTTATAAATATGAAttctgaaattattaaaatgcttTTGttaaaccaaattatatataataaataatattaatattaggTGTTTGATAAGAACTTTAACCTTAGCTTGATATAAATCAagacaatattaaatttaatattatatttaagttattatgttttcattaagtaaaaaaagaaaaggaaaaaatttaTAGTACTTTAGTTTTAAatgacaatttttaattatttacataataaataattttatattttatatataaattttataagtaaTGCACTACATTTCTATAATCTAATTTAAtagattataattatattaattatttattaattatgaattattATGATCAATTTATTGATGATTAAGAAAAGGTGAAAATTAAAAATCTTATAGTGAAGAGTTTAACCtacaatatatcaatttttttagttggacaaatattttaataatgagtagttttttttttataatcactatattaattattattttgaataatatttttttgtgttaatTATATGGAATAATATTGTATATATTCAATATGGTAAAAGTGATTTAAAAATGTCAACAACCAAAAGAGTAAATGGTTAGAACTCTGTGTTAACACTACTAACATCCACTTACCCTAAATTATAATATAagctttgattttaatttaaaaagaaaagataaataaataaatacactaATTTTGGTCTAAtctgtaattttatatataaaattttgatttgatttgattcaattttcataaattaacataattgtttatataacatcattttatatttatatattgcatatacaaataattatatttatccaatataaaaataatctaatataattgaatcaaaatgaaagttatatatatatttttaaccacAATTGAATgcatataattgcaccaaatcaaagttcatatattaaattattcgtatataattttaagatttgtcTCAAAAAATTAtgacttgattttctttttataaaattattatgttaaaaaaaattcgataCTCATCCACCATTTATCCCAAGACAAACCGTGCGTTGCTTTAGAAAGTAGagatgaaaattcaaaaaaagcaTGAGCGGCAGGATTCGAACCTGCGCGGGCAGAGCCCACATGATTTCTAGTCATGCCCGATAACCACTCCGGCACGCCCACTTGACAAGATTTTTATAAGAAGCCAATTAattctttaaaacaaaaaaacaagaaGCATGTTCATCATGCCATGCATGCTTGTATAGTGATGGCCCACTCCAACTTTTTCACACTCAATTGGTCCCTCACTTCATAAAATTCTATTCAGCCAAAACCTTTTTCCTTCCAATAATTACAAGGGTAAATTCCACAAATGATCATCCAATTATACTTGTGTTCATGTTTTAGTTATCTAACTTTAAAATTCTTCAATTTAGGCACTAATGTTTGAATttgttcctattttggtcaccttCAGTTAAATTGATAACGGAAAGTCTTTTTCTAACTAATATAATAACACActtagtcctcaatacttacatattctatcattttgattctaattctaataattcaataaatttaacccttcacatttacaaattctatcaatttgatcctcaaactttCAAGCTACTTAACAAGGCATTCCACATCTATTAACTGTTTGATTTATGGTTGAAATTATCCAATTTAGTACATAAacctttttgtttatatttttaagaagttgGTGTTAGAAATTAACaaacaccattaaaaataataaaaaagtaaattttaaaaatatagtatataataaaattatataaataaattaatatttgtaaaaaataaattttcactttGATTagcataattttagtttttaattaatttggtaaatgatttgCCAGTAAATCATATTATTAGCAATACGTATTGCTTATtgtgaatttaaaaattaaaaataaagagaatacaTAATAATctcttaatatatttataatttttttctaaaaaacctTTATCAATGTAACAAAaggaaattcaattaattctttcACAGTTTTTtcattatgaaaaattaaatgttcttaattttttcttaaataattattgattgaacaattgaattttttaaagccataatttttttattttggatttaatttccaatttcaaAGACCCACTTCAAGAACTATTTCTACTTACCTTGAAGAAAATATCATATTGTTAACAACAAGAGTAAATCTGAAGTACTTTGTTTAaggtttttctattttctttatccaaaattttatcaatctcacagttataaaatattatatttagaaaaaaaaactaatgaaaaaatgaaatgaaGTTTCAATATAAACTCATTGGTATCTAGAATTGGCTCGGAAAACAGCTCGTTAGTTGAgagaagcttttttttttcttttttgggttttttaaatttatagatGTGGGATGACTCTATTTTACAAGCTGAAAGCTTTGATTAGAAAGTTTGAGGATCaatttgatagaatttgtaaatatgatgggttaaatttattgaattaattagAATTATGATCAAATGGATAGAATAagtaagtattgaggactaaatgtgttatgacACCAATTAGAAAAAGGTTTTATGCTATCAATTTAACGGCGGGTGGCTGGAACAAAAATACTTTTAAACGTTAGtgcctaaattgaaaatttttaaagttgaataaTCAAAATAGGAACACAAGTATAGTTGGATGACCATTTGAATAGTTAAATGATTAATTACTTTTGGATCAATTTATAGTGTAAATATTTGAATCTTAAAATATACTTCAAGTCTCCATACTTTTTGTATGtctaaaatttagtctttttacttttaactttagatattcaattcctttatttttcgaatttaaaaattcaaatctaattttTAACACAACACCATtaatttcttttgttaaattcattagtgtgatattttgaaattaaaaaaaaatacttacttagtagccatgtaacaaaaaaaacaGTGCAAttgacttgaatttaacaaataattttaatagcgTTAACAACTCTTACATCaacttttttatcaaaataaagtaTTTGGGCTAATCAATGAACATTGTAAAAAAGAGTGCCAAGttatgtcaaaaagttgaagtataaagatttaatcttaaatttgattatatcatagggactaaaattgaaatttgacaatttttctATATAATGAAAAAAGAATAAGAGAGGTTGATACACGTGTCAATCAAAGAAGGTTGGaccttccttttatatatagatatatattttgagcatattGTAAGGATTAAAACTTAATATTTTAAGTTACACTAATTCTCTTTAGTTATTATAAAgagataattattatattttagttaaattcaattaaccaatttatgaattgtaaagtttaattaattaatttgagtttCCGATTTATAgaagaatatttttttatacacgTAGCAGAATACTTAAATGTACGAaacttaaatgatttattaagttgATATCTTTAATAAAACCTTTTGATGCAATTCcacttattaaatattattttttatttaataaaatattattaatagattttttatgtaaaagtaaaaaaaaatttgttaaaataatagcaaaaattttttgttaaaataatagcttaactaaaatttattatttttatttaatttataagataatttttatttaataaaatataattaatattctcacttatattaaatatgcattttattttaaaatttgagactCAATACTATTATAAAAAAGCTATTTtagtaaagaaaatatttataattacggTGATTGTTGTTACAAGTGGAAAGCTATTGTAGAGacttaaaataaaacataaaaaaaattataacagaCTTggctattttaataaattattatcatAAAAGGTAATTGTTATAAAGAAATTTaagtatatttaattatatatccaATCTCAATATAAagtcaaattttatattaattatatagtAAAGTAGTATTTGGAAAGTTATCTAATAATTAAACTTTGgtgtaattatttgtaattacaaTATAGCGGTATGTTTGGGAACTACTGACTATTTGGATTGTGAACCCAAATATTATAATGTCAATGTTAATTATGCAAATATAATAGATTTTCTTACACTACATCGTGGGGTatgataccatttgagagaatgGCGTTAGACACAAGTGTCATAGACATCTCACAAGACTCTTTAATTCGAGAAGTTTAAGGCTTCGTAATGTagttgaatttgttgttctaaaatttttttttctatattagcATCACCTTAGTATAGCATAAAAATAGAAGGTTCGATCGTACTAGCATGTTGCATATTTTATAACTTGAATCATAGGTAAAATTGAAATTATCCATACTTCAAAGAGTAAATGAAAGAAAGAGATATTGATAATCTTAATGATGCATATTCAAATTCAGATGGTGATGAACTCGATCAATTACCAACAAATGATGATAAGGAGCATATGTCAAATATTAAAGGAGTAACCCAACAAATATGCATTgaaacaattagataaaattatatatgatgtatatttttcttattatttttattagtaatcgtaTTATCTACTACTTTTTTAAACTAACATGATGTATacgataatttaattttaatttgttatttagaaattatttttatcatactaataatttttatagtaattaatatattttaaaactataaactatataattatataattataatttatactagCAAGTATAATTATTAAGAATTGTACTCCTGAGATACAAAGGTGGGTATAGATGATGGCAAAAACTGTGAGATACATCTAGTGTCTTGTCTTGTCAAAACAATGTCAGGTTGAAAGACAAATAGCATAGGAGAATCCAGCTGAAAACGAGCCTATCCTTTCTTTTAGGTTTTAGTTGGTTTGTTGTTCATGCTCAACCCTCTTATCAAACCAGTGGTTAAGAGCTCTATGTTACCACTTTAAGCTCTAGGTTTCAAATCAATCTAAATTAATACCTTGATCCAAAAGCAAAGATTAATCAATTCAacccatttttacttttttaatatttttattatttatgaatttttaagaatttttttaatttaatatcaacCCAATTAGGAAAACCTTATTCAAAAAAATGTACCgaaaaatcattttgtaaaaataaatgaataggCCACAAGTAAAAGTATACTGAAGAGTTGTCTAaaagttaaattacattttatctctctatttaaaaaatttaaacaatttaattactatacattaaataaaaaataaaatctccaACCCCATACATCATTATAAAGTAAACATTATATACCACATTTGTCTAATTATTCCATCAACATTAACGTTTAATGatacaaataaacaaaattttaataaaaaaactaccaatttacttttttaatataatgAATTAGTTTGCACATTTTTTTGAAACTCAAAAACCTCCATAGTGCATGTCAGACCTTTAAATTACTTCTTTTCTTCATCTTTCATTTCCTTCCTAACAAATGAAATGTAAACCAATGAATATCTTAATAACGCAAGATTTGCCGAAACTGTTTCACTCCCGGAGAGAAGTCAACACAAGAAGTCCAGACTCTGGAGCTGTACCAGATTAACCATATAGAGCAGCTTGTTTGCATTCAACCAATCAGCCAAAAGCAATTAAGAATGGTGAAAACTATAACAGAAAAACCAAAACATATTAAGCAAGCTACATTAATTAATAGCATACCATTCATACTAAGTTCCGGTATGCATCAATTCAACATTATCCTTTCTCTAAATTCATAAGAAAATGTGATAAGTCACAACAATCACATTTAAGGTCAAATTCTAAAAGAGTGGTTCGCATGTGGCATAACTTCATCAGTCAAAGCCTCTAAAGGGGCGACCACCACAATCCGAGAGGCCCATCACACCGAATATGTGTTTTCATAAGATTCTAGATCAAGAGCTTCTCAATAGCATCCtacatttcacaaaaaaaaaaacataaaatgcaGGAGCAAAGTCAGCCACAACAAGTGCAAAACATTGACTAGATTTATATGGTAAGATACTACAAGGCAAAGTACCTTGAGTTGTTGTATTTGGGATTTCAATTGGCTTCCTTCGTTTGATGTGACAGAACATGCAATTACAGGTCTTGTAACCCCACATGCACGTCCAAGTGCTTGCTTTGAAGGAACAAATACGTAGGGAACATTCTGCAGAACTCAAATACAAATTCATTATTGTGATTATGAACGCCTTGTAATATTTCAACAAAAACCATTGGAAATAGAAATCTAGCAACTGATCCTAGATATTTTTGCTCCATGGCAAGGAATCAAGGCGTTGCATTTAAGATTGTTCCCCATGAGGAAATTTACATTGAGGAATTCACCATTAGCTCAAGAGAGGTAAAATCTTCGTATTAAATAGAAAGTGCATAATCTTATTTAAATGACCTCTTATATTTTGCACTAGAATTAGATGTTTTAAATTCACAGCTAGGAAGGACAACATTGATTTGAAgcaataaaattataaatgacCCCAAAGAcaaattctcaaaaaaaaaaaaacaaaaactcccAAAGCTAATCATCTCAACAGTGATATGACTATTTAGCACATTAGAGTTGTATCAAGGAACAGCATGTACAAAATGCATAATATCAAACAAAAGTTATAAACAAAAAGGGGAAACTGTGAAACTGCTCAAAATTATATGTTTTCATATGGCTTTATGCAAGGGAAATGAAAGGCACAAGCAATTTGCCACATAATTAGCGAGTTATAGCAGAGTTTGGCAATTAGAAGACAAACGTGAATACAAACGCAGTTCCAAATAGTACAGGAGAACATAAAAAGAATATTCCATCCAATTCAAACAAGCAGTTTCGCAGCCATACCACCTAGCAACATATTCAGAATAACTACCCTAGCAATTACTTTGCCTAGTGTAAATACTCAAATAGAGAAAACTGAACAAAATCCAATAGAATTAAGTGAATAAAACGTCTAAATGAGAAATGCAAAATATCCATAAAGGAATTACCTTATCTTCAGCAAGCAAAGGAAGATGGAGCAGAATCTCAAGGGGCTCGGTATCAGCAGCCATCACAATGAACTCCGAGATACCTCTATTCAGGGTCTTAGTAGCTGAATCCCAAAcaaacccaattttttttaaaaaatgaaagcaAAACCCATATggaaataataacaataatagcaaTAAACGAAAAATTTATGAAAACGAGCATCATTTCCTAACCTTCATTAGCTCCCTTTTTGAGCTGCTTGTAGTTGGCAGCTTGTTGAACAAGATCTAAAATCGTGGTTGTTAACTGAGCATCCGCTAGTGGGTATGCTTTGGGGTTCACTGGTTCTCCAGTCTGCAAAAATTCAGCCAATTGTAACATATAATACgaagataaaaaaaaacactttaccttaataaacagaaaaaaaaaagccatTACCATTATTTTTCTTTGAGAAAGCAGATGAGGAAAAGGCAAGCGACTAGGGTTTTTGTCGATATAACAAAAGGGGCGCTAGGGTTTATGAGAGAAAAAAAGTAGCTAAGTTATTAATAGATATTGCAACTCGGGTCGGGTCCAAACATCTATGGGCCTGACTGTACTAGGAACCCAACGGGTATGGTACCGCTATTTTAAATGCTTAACATATTCCAATGTCTCCTTaaaagctttttctttttcttcaacaaGGCAACAGAGGTTAACAGTCAACACCATGAAGAGCTAATAAATGCCTTTGGAGCACATCTTGCCTATTACTTTGTTTCCCAGAAAAAAGGTTTGCTGTCTTATATGTGCACAAATGGGAGGAGATGCCTAATGTAATTCAGCATTCATTGTAGCTTCCATCCCACGTatgatataattttatttttttggaattaaaaaaatatatattatggtttTTGAGAGTAATaagaaatattataattattgagtcaagttattttttaaaataatcaaagttaaaattttaatgttagaTGACATGTCAGTAGTAATATCGTCAAACTTTTCGTGTCAGAGCTTACATAATCACTTAATGGTCCATCAAATAGTCAAGTTAAATTGACTTTTATAAGGCTCAATTGATTGCTAATTTTTAATTAACAACTCAATTAATTGCTAATTTTTAATTAAGAACTCAATTAATTGATTGCCCCTTTCGAACAAGGGActcaattgatttttaaattattttcccaaggcttttttaatatttaacactTTTCAAATAGtcaagttaaattaattaaaataagttaaaatatgtcAATTGGGTCTTAACTCAATTGGTATCAATATTTTTCTTAgtgtaggaggacgtgggtttgagtgcgctgaagtatattatcctcctatttaagggttgggaagAGGTTATGGAcaattttaaacattatataaaaaagagtagatatgataagaacctataatgagattagtgttcaaaaattttaaaatattatagtattaaatataaaattcaatattttaatttaaaaattataaatattacaagATTTTATCACACATAATGTGGCTGAAAGAAAATATTGtaggtttttttaaattttattcaataagGAATATAGGTAGAGCGATAATGAAttggtattttaatattattgaacatgtgtttgatcttttttatttaaaaattttaatttttttatttaaaaataatataaatgtataatattaattatacgggaaataaatgtataattatatttttataattttataattgagttGGTGACTCGATTAAGAGTAAAATTGTTCATGAGTTGAGTTTAACTCAGAGGTATTTTTATAATCCGGACATAAAAGCAAAACATAGATCATAAAGATGTATGAGTTAAAATTGAAATGTTATGCAActtaacaaattcaaaatatcaattcacatattcatagATTCAAAACCAAATCATTTCCATGATATTAGTACGTGACTATCAAATTTCTCAAGTCATTTTATAACAAAATCCCTGTAATggctcatttcatttcaatttttagtCTCATGATTTCATGGAACATGATATATTAATGTTCATAAATAAGTCCACACGTTCACATTTTATTTCCCATTCAATTCCATTTCTCATTCTTTTGCCATATTGAAATCATATATCTCATTTTATCGTTTATATCCCTATTAACACAACTCGGACTTGGACTAATACACGGATCCAACTAATACACCAGTTTGGCACTCAGCGCTATAAATAGTTGACACCCGAATCCGAAGCAAATAGTTACGCCCAGCGCTATAAATAAGTTGACACCAATGTCTCATcgattaaaccgaagtaaattggcacacAGTGCCTCGCCGACTCATAGTCGAAGCaaccctaaactcttcctatcctatagcatgccatctatatctaaTTCAGCgtgaacagttaatagggttttcattgCTTATTTCATGCTCAATCAATATATATCAGTTTACATCAATTATATCataaattcatttattaaatCATATGACAACATGAAACATCTCATTATgcattaaatttcataattatatatacattcgCATCTTTCacatatatgcaatttagtcttcaaGAACATCAATCATTTTGAAACATCTCATTATCACAAATTTACTCACCTTATATTCTCACCATTCACATATAGTTCAAAATGCAGTAATTTACATgcagtttggattatagaaacacaaaccgtaaaATCCGAGCTATTCGTTAATGACtgtcttttcctttatttttcgaGGAATTCGAGTTGACGTTAGCTGtggattaaaaaaaacataataaattatcaatataCAGTCACTTTCacattcaatttctcatttataCAActctttcattttattcaatttagtccctaaaaccgagactaacataactttcaaatttaacctCTAATTTTTATACCATTTTCACTCTAAGCCTAATTTAATTAtccatttcacatttctaccactaaattttgaaatccgtgcattttagtctctatttcacaaaatcatcaattgattttacaatttagtcctttatcaaTTCTAAACTTAAAACCTATCAAAATATTACTAAAAGCTTCAACTATCTAACAATGAAAACTTCTTAATTCTTTAATAATACCGAAAAATTCAACATGAGTTGACTAGCTTATAGTATCGAGATTCTGaaagcataaaaattacaagaaaagaactaaattacactaagcaattaagcttcaaaattaaaatccaatagCCCAATGTTTCCTCTCCATCTTTTCTCCTATTTTGAATTGCATGAGGAAGATGGAGGGAAATGCTTTCTCTTTCCTTACACTACTCTtatcataaattattaaattttcatttcatttctttctttcaattttatttaaattaaaatcttataacatatatataccttAGTTACCAACCGGCCATAATGATTCCAAGGTGGTATAATCACCACTTTGCTccctattttatttctaattaacaattcttaataatctaatttttattacttttatgatttagtccatatacttAAATTAAACACTAATTCAACGAAATTATCTAACAGaatttcaattcacttataatataactctgtaaatatttaataaaaatatttacgagtccggtTTATGGAAACAAGGTCTTAGAACCAAACTTTCCGATACCACTGACTTTCGGGTCATTATATGGTGAATAACTGGTTTAACAACTAGGAGTAGGCATATCTCGCCTCATTCCCTAAGATTTGAGGAACGAACACTCCAGAACAATTCCCTAATCGGAATCAGGAACATCACTATTTACTTACCAGATACAACACGATTTAACTTTACCATCAAGATACATCTATATAAACAGAGTCAATCCGGATTTGAAGACATCACACTATTACAAGTTATTGTGGCATGTATTT
Protein-coding sequences here:
- the LOC107901289 gene encoding NHP2-like protein 1; translation: MTGEPVNPKAYPLADAQLTTTILDLVQQAANYKQLKKGANEATKTLNRGISEFIVMAADTEPLEILLHLPLLAEDKNVPYVFVPSKQALGRACGVTRPVIACSVTSNEGSQLKSQIQQLKDAIEKLLI